The following are encoded together in the Lactuca sativa cultivar Salinas chromosome 1, Lsat_Salinas_v11, whole genome shotgun sequence genome:
- the LOC111915823 gene encoding disease resistance protein RPP2B — protein MHQLLQKMGRFVVYQVSPHKPWKRSRLWCDEESFKVLKQKKDMRNLLGLALDMRRLEKAEKLSASFELKTDVLSNMDSLILLQLNFLQLSGSYANFPEDLNWLCMHGSPLKSIPLDLPMENLVSLDMSYSNIIESFDICYSYPQQVQKKQKLDGSCLKDKRLLGALKILNLSFCEQLRSLGGFDQLPALEKLIVTNCINLVEVCESIEQCFELVLIDFSYCKKLRELPRNMSMLKKVKMLLLKGCNLGESQINTRDMDSSEKLKTTNLGINTITTYSVVQHAIPSDLKFLTVSLPRSLVSLALQNNKLSTESFPIDFSSLFMLEELYLDDNPIVSLPSCVRSLPRIKILSMQNCEKLVSLENPPHTLRELMLVSDYRPALRKVLFNHNMSPLKFYIEWRMFAPSSFEIEGVVKIQPMTSVEKMLLRCLGWIELNFLKERHLRTDSVSRGIEESEIQMYYEFGIFSTISEGKEMPNWITDRSQGTSISFTIPSSSKKLIGLNFCFVNTLQIGEGDSIYTPMIKISNITKNLVWIYQHYIDDVDGGCLMFLSHWMFGMNEMEGGDHVTITMSKKPYDRTSQVAIECGVSFVYDDGITDEEKLSLSYYKSWNHIIGRDLTGFQLTTGEYLLSMERFMIHVDDLLIWDRHLVGDGARFKDKLVNFRAFP, from the exons ATGCATCAATTGCTACAAAAGATGGGAAGATTCGtggtatatcaagtatcaccTCACAAGCCATGGAAGCGAAGTCGATTATGGTGTGATGAGGAGTCATTCAAAGTGTTGAAACAAAAAAAG GATATGAGAAATCTTCTAGGACTTGCCTTAGACATGCGAAGGCTTGAGAAAGCTGAGAAGTTAAGTGCATCATTTGAGCTGAAAACAGATGTATTGAGTAACATGGATAGTCTCATTCTACTACAACTCAATTTTTTGCAACTTAGTGGGTCTTATGCGAATTTTCCAGAAGATTTAAATTGGTTGTGTATGCATGGATCCCCTTTAAAGTCTATACCTCTCGACTTACCAATGGAGAATTTGGTTTCCTTAGACATGTCATATAGCAATATTATTGAATCATTTGACATTTGTTATAGTTATCCACAACAAGTTCAGAAGAAGCAAAAG TTGGATGGATCATGCTTAAAAGATAAAAGGTTGCTTGGAGCATTAAAGATTCTTAACCTAAGTTTCTGTGAACAACTTCGTAGTCTTGGTGGCTTTGACCAACTCCCTGCACTTGAAAAGCTAATAGTTACAAACTGCATCAATTTGGTTGAAGTTTGTGAATCTATTGAGCAATGCTTTGAACTTGTCCTCATTGATTTTAGCTACTGCAAAAAGCTTAGAGAACTTCCAAGAAACATGAGCATGTTAAAGAAGGTTAAAATGTTATTGCTAAAAGGTTGTAATCTCGGTGAATCTCAAATCAATACTAGGGATATGGATTCATCAGAAAAGCTAAAGACTACTAACCTTGGCATAAACACAATAACCACTTACTCTGTAGTTCAGCATGCCATACCAAGTGATTTGAAGTTCTTAACGGTTTCTTTACCGAGATCTTTAGTCAGCTTAGCACTTCAGAATAACAAATTGTCCACAGAATCCTTTCCCATCGACTTCAGTTCCCTATTTATGTTAGAAGAATTATATTTAGATGACAATCCTATAGTTTCCCTGCCCAGTTGTGTGAGAAGCCTTCCTAGGATTAAGATACTTAGCATGCAAAACTGTGAAAAGCTGGTGTCACTCGAGAACCCTCCACATACACTTAGAGAGTTGATGCTTGTTTCTGATTATAGGCCTGCACTACGAAAAGTTTTATTTAATCACAATATGTCCCCACTCAAGTTTTATATAGAGTGGAGAATGTTTGCCCCTTCATCATTTGAAATTGAAGGTGTGGTAAAAATCCAACCAATGACAAGTGTTGAGAAAATGTTATTACGTTGTTTAGGTTGGATTGAGCTAAACTTTCTTAAGGAAAGACACTTAAGAACTGATAGTGTGTCTAGAGGAATAGAGGAATCTGAAATCCAG ATGTATTACGAATTTGGAATATTCAGCACAATTTCTGAAGGCAAAGAGATGCCGAATTGGATTACGGATAGAAGCCAGGGGACATCAATATCATTTACCATCCCATCATCTTCTAAAAAGCTCATAGGCTTGAATTTCTGCTTTGTGAATACGTTGCAAATTGGAGAAGGTGACTCCATATATACACCAATGATAAAAATTAGTAATATAACAAAGAACCTAGTCTGGATATACCAGCACTACATTGACGATGTTGATGGCGGGTGTTTGATGTTTTTAAGCCATTGGATGTTTGGGATGAATGAGATGGAAGGTGGTGACCATGTTACTATTACCATGAGTAAGAAACCATATGATAGAACTAGTCAAGTGGCAATAGAATGTGGGGTTAGTTTTGTGTATGATGATGGAATTACGGATGAAGAAAAACTTTCTTTGAGTTATTACAAGTCATGGAATCACATCATTGGTAGAGATCTCACTGGATTTCAATTAACAACCGGAGAATACCTCCTAAGCATGGAGCGATTTATGATTCATGTTGATGACTTGTTAATATGGGATCGTCACCTTGTTGGAGATGGTGCCCGGTTTAAAG
- the LOC122194468 gene encoding disease resistance protein RUN1-like, with the protein MVVLSELSEGYSSSSSTHGHIYEVFLSFRGIDTRHNFIANLHKALMDAKITTFLDDEEIEIGEDLKPELESAIKASRASIIVLSKNYATSTWCLDELVLILEQRRTSNHVVIPIFYHVEPTHVRKQQSSFGDAMDKHRQKMECETKADKRSKWAQKIEQWSKSLTEVADLKGKDVNDRQEMEFIEEIVNDIYRILRVHLRSPLPLLIGMESSITFITSWLKDASSHTTDILTILGMGGIGKTSLAKFVYGLDCRDFKTSSYIGNISSRCNEKFSGLLDLQKQLCDDISKTSPIPVDDVSIYTSKIENVVARKKVFLVLDDIDSVNQLDALLGSKGFYPGSKIIITTKDAWLTESCALFKMNVKPKHAKHLLQGLHVSASRKLLCLHAFTTN; encoded by the exons ATGGTTGTTCTCTCTGAACTTTCTGAAGGAtattcatcttcatcatcaacaCATGgtcatatatatgaagtatttttaaGTTTTAGAGGTATTGACACTCGTCATAACTTTATCGCTAACCTTCATAAGGCCCTCATGGATGCCAAAATCACTACCTTCTTGGACGATGAAGAGATTGAAATCGGGGAAGATCTGAAACCAGAATTGGAGAGTGCCATTAAAGCATCTAGGGCTTCTATTATCGTGTTGTCCAAAAATTATGCCACTTCCACTTGGTGTCTTGATGAACTGGTGTTGATCCTTGAGCAACGGAGGACATCCAATCATGTTGTTATTCCCATATTTTATCATGTTGAGCCCACCCATGTCAGGAAGCAACAAAGTAGCTTTGGAGATGCAATGGATAAGCATAGACAGAAGATGGAGTGTGAGACAAAGGCAGATAAAAGAAGTAAATGGGCTCAAAAGATTGAGCAATGGAGTAAATCACTCACAGAAGTTGCTGATTTAAAAGGGAAAGATGTAAATGACAG GCAAGAGATGGAGTTCATCgaagaaattgttaatgatatCTACCGTATACTGCGTGTACACTTGAGGAGTCCGCTGCCATTACTTATTGGGATGGAGAGTTCCATTACATTCATCACCTCATGGTTGAAAGATGCATCTTCACATACAACAGACATACTCACAATTTTGGGTATGGGTGGGATCGGGAAGACATCTTTAGCCAAATTTGTCTATGGATTGGATTGTCGTGATTTCAAGACTAGCAGCTATATTGGAAATATTAGTAGCAGATGTAATGAAAAATTTAGTGGGTTGCTTGATCTACAAAAACAGCTATGTGATGACATTTCAAAAACAAGTCCGATTCCAGTTGATGATGTTTCTATTTACACCTCAAAGATAGAGAATGTTGTGGCTCGTAAAAAGGTTTTTCTAGTTCTTGATGACATTGATAGTGTCAACCAATTGGATGCATTGCTTGGAAGCAAAGGTTTTTATCCGGGGAGCAAAATCATAATAACAACAAAGGATGCATGGTTGACAGAGAGTTGTGCACTTTTTAAAATGAATGTTAAACCCAAGCATGCAAAGCACTTGCTTCAAGGCTTACATGTGTCTGCATCACGAAAACTTTTGTGTTTACATGCATTCACAACCAACTAG